A genomic region of Friedmanniella luteola contains the following coding sequences:
- a CDS encoding thiolase family protein, whose product MPSASREVVFVDGVRTPFGKAGSLYAETRADDLVVNCIRELLRRHPELPPERVDEVAVAATTQTGDQGLTIGRTAALLAGLPRSVPGFAIDRMCAGAMTAVTTTASGIAFGAYDVVVAGGVEHMGRHPMGEGIDPNPRIVAEKLVDQSALVMGATAENLHDRFPGITRERADAFAVLSQQRVAQAYADGVIQESLVTVATRSSTLGWGLATADEPPRPGTTAGGLARLRTPFRPHGRVTAGNAAGLNDGAAAALLAAEDVATELGLPVAMRLVGFAFAGVDPEVMGVGPIPATEKALARAGLTIDDIGAFEINEAFAVQVLAFLDHFGLDAEDPRVNPYGGAIALGHPLASSGVRLMIHLARQFRERPDVRYGITTMCIGLGMGGTVIWENPHFAGDEER is encoded by the coding sequence ATGCCGTCTGCTTCCCGTGAGGTCGTCTTCGTCGACGGCGTGCGCACCCCGTTCGGAAAGGCCGGGTCGCTCTACGCCGAGACCCGTGCCGACGACCTCGTCGTCAACTGCATCCGCGAGCTGCTGCGCCGCCATCCCGAGCTGCCGCCCGAGCGGGTGGACGAGGTGGCCGTCGCCGCCACCACCCAGACCGGCGACCAGGGCCTGACCATCGGGCGGACGGCGGCGCTGCTCGCCGGGCTGCCGAGGTCGGTGCCCGGCTTCGCCATCGACCGGATGTGCGCCGGTGCGATGACCGCGGTCACGACCACGGCGTCGGGGATCGCCTTCGGCGCCTACGACGTCGTCGTCGCCGGCGGCGTGGAGCACATGGGCCGCCACCCGATGGGCGAGGGCATCGACCCCAACCCGCGGATCGTCGCCGAGAAGCTGGTCGACCAGTCCGCCCTGGTGATGGGCGCGACGGCGGAGAACCTGCACGACCGCTTCCCCGGCATCACCCGGGAGCGCGCCGACGCGTTCGCCGTGCTGAGCCAGCAGCGCGTCGCCCAGGCCTACGCCGACGGCGTGATCCAGGAGTCGCTGGTCACCGTCGCCACCCGCAGCTCCACGCTGGGCTGGGGCCTGGCCACCGCGGACGAGCCACCGCGCCCGGGGACGACCGCCGGGGGGCTGGCGCGTCTCCGCACCCCGTTCCGGCCGCACGGCCGGGTCACGGCCGGCAACGCCGCCGGCCTGAACGACGGCGCCGCCGCCGCCCTGCTCGCCGCGGAGGACGTCGCGACCGAGCTCGGACTCCCGGTGGCCATGCGCCTGGTGGGCTTCGCCTTCGCCGGCGTCGACCCCGAGGTGATGGGCGTCGGACCCATCCCGGCCACCGAGAAGGCGCTGGCCAGGGCCGGGCTCACCATCGACGACATCGGCGCGTTCGAGATCAACGAGGCGTTCGCGGTCCAGGTGCTGGCCTTCCTCGACCACTTCGGCCTCGACGCCGAGGACCCCCGGGTCAACCCCTACGGCGGCGCCATCGCCCTCGGCCACCCGCTGGCCAGCTCCGGCGTCCGGTTGATGATCCACCTGGCCCGGCAGTTCCGCGAGCGGCCCGACGTCCGCTACGGGATCACGACCATGTGCATCGGCCTCGGC
- a CDS encoding ribonuclease D produces the protein MTGSAEPPLDEVAEPEVPLLTQPADGVPEVVSTPEALAATIAALVAGSGPLAVDAERAHGFRYSQRAYLIQLRRAGAGTHLVDPIAFGTPADLSPLGEALADAEWVVHAASQDLPCLFEVGLVPRTLFDTELAARLLGYPRVALGTMIEEFFGVRLLKEHSASDWSTRPLPPEWLTYAALDVELLVELRDKLADELVRTGKDTWARQEFAALVAGAGIAPEPRTDPWRRTSGIHRVRTRRGLGYVAELWYARDDIARGLDRAPGKILPDAAISEIAAATTPGRASMRQIPAFSRRQAKRYESTWVDALETVGQRAETGLPPLHVPNDGPPQPRLWAARDPEAAARLNAVREALGAKAAELELPVENLLTPDYVRRLAWRPPQPLTEASVDAALAASGARPWQRELTVPLITPLLQPPAPDAD, from the coding sequence GTGACCGGTAGCGCCGAGCCACCCCTCGACGAGGTCGCCGAGCCCGAGGTCCCGCTGCTGACCCAGCCGGCGGACGGGGTCCCGGAGGTCGTCAGCACGCCGGAGGCCCTGGCCGCGACGATCGCGGCCCTGGTCGCCGGCAGCGGCCCGCTCGCCGTCGACGCCGAGCGCGCGCACGGCTTCCGCTACAGCCAGCGCGCCTACCTGATCCAGCTGCGCCGCGCGGGCGCGGGCACCCACCTCGTGGACCCCATCGCCTTCGGCACGCCGGCGGACCTGTCCCCCCTGGGCGAGGCGCTGGCCGACGCCGAGTGGGTCGTGCACGCCGCCAGCCAGGACCTGCCCTGCCTGTTCGAGGTCGGCCTGGTGCCGCGGACGCTCTTCGACACCGAGCTCGCGGCCCGCCTGCTCGGGTACCCCCGCGTCGCCCTCGGCACGATGATCGAGGAGTTCTTCGGGGTCCGGCTGCTGAAGGAGCACTCGGCCTCGGACTGGTCCACCCGGCCGCTGCCGCCGGAGTGGCTGACCTACGCGGCCCTCGACGTCGAGCTGCTGGTGGAGCTGCGCGACAAGCTGGCCGACGAGCTGGTCCGCACCGGCAAGGACACCTGGGCCCGGCAGGAGTTCGCCGCGCTGGTGGCCGGGGCCGGGATCGCCCCCGAACCGCGCACCGACCCGTGGCGGCGGACGTCCGGCATCCACCGGGTGCGGACCCGCCGCGGCCTCGGCTACGTCGCCGAGCTCTGGTACGCCCGCGACGACATCGCGCGCGGGCTGGACCGGGCCCCCGGCAAGATCCTGCCCGACGCGGCCATCAGCGAGATCGCCGCCGCGACCACCCCGGGCCGCGCCTCGATGCGGCAGATCCCGGCGTTCAGCCGCCGCCAGGCCAAGCGCTACGAGTCGACCTGGGTGGACGCCCTGGAGACCGTCGGGCAGCGGGCGGAGACCGGCCTGCCGCCGCTGCACGTCCCGAACGACGGCCCGCCGCAGCCGCGGCTGTGGGCGGCCCGCGACCCCGAGGCGGCCGCCCGGCTGAACGCGGTCCGGGAGGCCCTGGGCGCGAAGGCAGCGGAGCTGGAGCTGCCGGTGGAGAACCTGCTGACCCCGGACTACGTCCGTCGGCTGGCCTGGCGCCCGCCGCAGCCCCTGACGGAGGCGTCCGTCGACGCGGCGCTGGCGGCCTCGGGCGCGCGGCCCTGGCAGCGCGAGCTGACCGTGCCGCTGATCACCCCGCTGCTGCAGCCGCCGGCGCCGGACGCCGACTGA
- a CDS encoding DUF3000 domain-containing protein codes for MAARSDTAPAPDAFRRAVQDLLSAPWRPELEVDEMPAPQRIAPFSAAVAADVLVGGEEVGSGRLVLLHDPAGNAAWQGTFRCVTFARADVDPEMVTDPLLAQVGWSWLLDALAGHGAAFEAPSGTVTSVASESFGGMAEEPPRAEIEVRASWTPQLVDGVGLAPHLAAWSELLCTTAGLPPLPAGVVPMPSRRTPPSRSPRRR; via the coding sequence GTGGCAGCCAGAAGCGACACGGCTCCTGCCCCGGACGCCTTCCGGCGGGCCGTGCAGGACCTGCTCTCGGCGCCCTGGCGCCCCGAGCTCGAGGTCGACGAGATGCCCGCCCCGCAGCGCATCGCCCCCTTTTCCGCCGCGGTCGCCGCGGACGTCCTGGTGGGCGGCGAGGAGGTCGGCAGCGGCCGCCTGGTGCTGCTGCACGACCCCGCCGGCAACGCTGCCTGGCAGGGCACCTTCCGCTGCGTCACCTTCGCCCGCGCCGACGTCGACCCCGAGATGGTGACCGACCCCCTGCTCGCCCAGGTGGGCTGGTCCTGGCTGCTCGACGCCCTCGCCGGGCACGGCGCGGCGTTCGAGGCGCCGAGCGGCACCGTCACCTCCGTGGCCAGCGAGTCGTTCGGCGGGATGGCCGAGGAGCCGCCCCGGGCCGAGATCGAGGTCCGCGCCTCGTGGACGCCCCAGCTGGTCGACGGCGTGGGACTCGCCCCGCACCTCGCCGCCTGGTCAGAGCTACTGTGTACGACGGCAGGCCTGCCCCCGCTGCCTGCCGGGGTGGTGCCCATGCCGTCCCGCCGCACACCCCCGAGCCGAAGCCCACGGAGACGTTGA